CAACCATCTCGGTCCGCAGGTGAAGTTTCCAGTGCCTGAAGGTATCCTAGACTATGGGGGGACGAATTACATCGCCGTCAGTCTGTGGGCGCAGGAGGCGGAGGGGGCGAAGTTGGGAGGGTTGGAGCTGGTGGCTGATGCTGCGGTTCAGTCTGCTTATAGGAAGCCGAAGTTGGGTTGGAATGATGTGTGGGAGGAGCGTGAGGGTGCTTACTAGGAACCTTACGTACGGCGGTGGTGGTAGTTGGTCGTGCCTGCCGTGCCCGTGCTGGTACTGCGCCGTTACGCTAGCATGGAGCTATGTATGGTAACGTTAGCCGCAGCTCGTGCCTAAGTTGTCTTCTTCGCGGCAGCCACGACAACATTCACGCGTACCAACTCCCGACCACCACAACCTGACTGTGGTCTTCCGCCTGCCAGCCGCCATGATGGAACAGCTGAAGGTCGCGTTCTCAGCGTGCGTGGATCTCTGCTTGCTATGAGAAGCTTGTCCTGACGTGTGATGCAGCTACCGCAACGAGGATCGCTTCGCTGACTTCACCGTCGTCTACGGCGACAAGAAGTGCAGAGTATGTACTTCGCTCCTTTCGCGGACAGGGTACGTGCTGACGGTCATAGCTCCACCGCTGCTTCATCGCCGCGCACTCGAAGTGGTTTGAGCGCTGCTTGTCCGGATCTTTCAGCAAAGACACCGAGTGCGTGATCGAGCTCAAGGATGGCCAGCCAGAGGCCGTCGACCGCATGATCCAGTACTTCTACGACTTCGACTACGATGGCGATCTTGGAAACGACAGTATCGCAGAGCGGAAACCATACCAGAAGAAAGCGGTTGACAACGTGCAGCTGCACGCGCACGTCTACGAGATCGCCCACAAGGTAAGACCTGTCTGTGACGAAGCCAGACGTCCGAGATCGGCATCAGATTCATTCACAAGTATGGAAGGCTGATGTGAAAGCAGTACGAGATCCCGGAGCTCAAGACCCTCGCTCTGACCAAGTTCAAGCAAGCCTCTGCACCTGTGCTCACCAACGGGAATCAGATGCTCGGCGCAGCCTACACAGTCTACAAGTGTATCGAGCTTCCTGATCACGACCGCACACTTCCAGGTTAAAGACGCAGTCGTGGACATGTGGGTCATCGGTGCCTATGAGTTCATTGGCCACTCAAAAGCTGCCATGATTTCGCTAGCTGCTGCGATTCCTGAGTTCGCCGTGGACTTCCAGTTGCGGTTGCTCTGTGGCGTCACACACCAAATCACACTGGAGTGCTCGAAATGCGGCCGGGTCAAATATACCAGTCGCAAAACGATCACTGCTGGGGAGGGAGATACTGTGAAGTGCGATGTCTGTGGCCTTCAACCTATCAAGGATGCGATGAGGCTGCAGGGTGTGGTCAAGATGACTAAATTCCGGTGAGCTGGAGCAGAACTCGACGAGGCAAGAGAATTACATCGGAGAGCGGATCGATGACTGTGGGAACATGAAGACTACTCGCGGTTGGAGAAGGTCGTGCGTAACAAGTGATGGGTCTTGGCACCGCGTATCGGCCGAAGGAACAGCTGAAAGAAAAGCGATACCAACGCGACATCAACTTCGTAGCACCTGTCGAGAAAGATCCCTACGTTGGCAGTGCCTCATCTCCTGCGATCTCTATCACGGCTGCGGTCTCGTCGTCCATCCCTGTCGCTATCGCGATATCTGTCGTCACGATCCCTATGCCTTCGCGGAAGCTCCCTGTCATGATCGTCATCACGCTCATCCATCTCCCGCTCCTTCCTCCTTCGTCGCTCCTTCTCCTTCCTCCGACGATACTCCTCTTCACTCTCATCGTCTTCGTCATGCCGCCGGCGATCTCTATGCTTGTCACTCCGGCGACTTTCATCATGATCCCTGTCACGCTCGCGCCTGCGATCTCGTGTATCGCCGTCCTTCCTCCGCTTCTCTCGCTCCTTCCTCTCAAACTCCTCTTCATACTTCGCACGCTCGTCCTTCTCGCGCTTCTTTTGCAGCTCCTCCTCCGTGAACATCTCTCCCGTCTTCTTGTCCCTCAAGAGGATTGGATTGTAGATCTTCACTTCCTTCCCACCTTTCGCAGCCCTGCCCCATGCTCCCATCTCTGACGCAAGCGATTTGTCCTCTTTCGCACCGATACCGAGCAGATTCGCTCTCCTCTCTGGCAGCTTGCCAGTATCTTTGACTAGCTTCTTGCCTTTCTGGCTGCCAATGCCTTCGCCGTCTTTCCAGCCCATACCTCGCAGCATAGCAGCTCCAAATTGCTCAACTGGTACTCGTGCATAGTCGTCTAGGCTGGGGAGTTCTGGAGCTTCGGTGTAGTCGTGCTGGAAAGCATCGCCCTCAGTCATCGTGTCTTCCACATGCGCAATCGTAAGGCTCTTGTCCGTGGTCGTCTTCCCAAGTAATGCATCCATAGCCAGCTCATCGTCCGTCTTCTGCCGTGGCGTCTCTTCTTGTGCGTCCTCTGCTCGAGCTGAGGACTCTGCCTGTTCCGGCGTATCGCCATTCGCTTGACCCTCCTCATCTCCATTCTCTCTAGCGTTCTTAAACGTATTC
This genomic window from Fulvia fulva chromosome 4, complete sequence contains:
- a CDS encoding Pre-mRNA-splicing factor spp2, which codes for MSDSKISLSLGAKRKAPPSSTNGHKRPRATLNEDDDDGVELGRVEKVSHFDKSAGGAVDESRKKEEAGPLIIPRISNRDWKEAANKRKRQKSGLPGDAPGQDANMAQKMRDVEAADQAKKPKFGLNTFKNARENGDEEGQANGDTPEQAESSARAEDAQEETPRQKTDDELAMDALLGKTTTDKSLTIAHVEDTMTEGDAFQHDYTEAPELPSLDDYARVPVEQFGAAMLRGMGWKDGEGIGSQKGKKLVKDTGKLPERRANLLGIGAKEDKSLASEMGAWGRAAKGGKEVKIYNPILLRDKKTGEMFTEEELQKKREKDERAKYEEEFERKEREKRRKDGDTRDRRRERDRDHDESRRSDKHRDRRRHDEDDESEEEYRRRKEKERRRRKEREMDERDDDHDRELPRRHRDRDDRYRDSDRDGRRDRSRDRDRRR